Below is a window of Candidatus Aminicenantes bacterium DNA.
GCGGGGATTGAATTGCTCCCGATAGGCCTGGACGACGGCGTGCTGGAGCTCCTGGATCAGGCCGAGCGCGTTGATTTGGCCCGCTTTGACGGCCCGTTCGGCCGGATGGGCGGAGTTGAACGCGAAGGCCAGCCTTCGTCCCGCTCCGAAATCGGCCAGGATGGCGCGGCCGTCGAAGGCGAACAGGGGTTCGTCGAAGGAGTAGGCTTCGCGGGCTCGCCGCGAGATATGGAGCTCGTAAAGGCGCATGCCGGCCCTCCCATTTTCCAGCCAAGCATATCAGGAAACGGGTCGGGGCCGAAAGCCCGAACTTGCGGCGAATGGGGGCCGGTGGGGAATGCGCCGGCCCGTGGGCTGCTTCAGACGGCGACGTCGGCGGGAATCGGCGCCAGGATTTTCACGGCGTCGGCGGGTGCGATCTCGGCCAGCAGTCCGCGCTTGCCGGCGTTGATGTAGATCTTCGGCAAGCCGGCGATCGTCGTCTGCATGTAGACTTTCAGGCGCTTGCGGGTCCCGAACGGGGAGATACCGCCGACCATATAGCCGGTGTGCTTGTTCGCGGCGTCGGGTGAACAGGGCGTGACGGCCTTGACGCCGAGGAGGCGGGCCAGGGCTTTGGTCGAGACTTCTTTATCGCCGTGCATCAGGACGAGCAGCGCCTCGCGGGCGTCGGTCTCAAAGACCAGCGTCTTGATCACCGCGTGCTCGTCCACACCGAGCTCCCGGGCCGCCACGGGCGTGCCGCCGCGCTCCTCGTACTTGTAGGCGTGGATGACGAAGGGGATGCCGTGATCCTTGAGGGCCCGGATGGCCTGGGTCGTGGCGTAGTCGGTTGTGATCATGGCTGCCTCGCTGTCTGGATTCCCTCCGATTTTAACGGGGCCGACCCGATTCGAGCAAGGCTTTTCGGCGGGCGCGGCCGATTGACCGGGCTTCCCGGCTTGTGATATTCAATGTTTCACTTTGTCGAAGTCTCGCCTTGCCCCTCAATCCAAAGGAGGATTCATGCATTCCCGGAAATCCACCCTTCGCCAGCTGGCCCTGGCCGTTCTCCTCGTCCCGCTCGTCGGGGCGACGGTTCTTAGCGGCCAGACCGGGGCCGCCCCGGACCTATTTAAGACCATCACTTATCGGCCCGTCGGCCCGTCGGCCCAAGGCGGCCGCTTCGTCGCCTTCGCCGTCCCGCTCCAACAGCCGGGGACGTTTTACGCGGCGGCCGGCTCGGGCGGGCTGTGGAAGACCGTCAATCACGGCGAAACCTTCGAGCCGATCTTCGACTTCGAAAAAACCTATTCGATCGGCGCGGTGGCCGTAGCCCCTTCCGATCCGAACGTTCTCTACCTGGGAACCGGCGAGGCCAACAGCTCGCGCTCGACCTACTGGGGCGACGGCATTTACAAGTCCATCGACGCAGGCAAGACCTGGAAGAACGTCGGGCTGCCCGAATCGCACCATATCGCGCGGATCGTCGTCCACCCGACCGACCCCGACGTCGTCTACGTAGCGGCGCTCGGCCATCTATACTCCGAAAACCCCGAGCGGGGCCTCTTCAAGACCGTGAACGGCGGCAAGACCTGGACCAAGGTCCTCTTCGTCGACAACCGGACCGGCGCCAGCGACGTCGTTCTCGACCCCAAGAATCCCGCCACGGTTTACGCCGCGACATACGACAAGCTGCGTCTGCCTTGGACGTACATGATCGGCGGCCCCGGCTCCGGCATTCACAAATCGACCAACGGCGGCCGGACCTGGACCAAGCTGGCCGGCGGACTGCCGACCGGCATGCTCGGCCGCATCGGCCTGGCCGTCTATCCCAAGAAACCGTCCGTCCTTTACGCGGTCATCGAAAACGTCAATAAGCCCGGAGTGGCGCCCGAAGCCCGCTGGAAGGAAATCCTTGAAGGCAAATCGAGCACGGGCATCGTCGACGGCGAGCTATACCGGACCGACGACGCCGGCGCGGCTTGGCGCAAGGTCAGCCCGGAGAAACAGAGCATCGGCTCCGGCCCCGGCTATTACTACGCCGACGTCATCGTCGATCCCAACGACGACAAACACGTCATGGCGCTGTCGGTCTCGGTTCAGGAATCCAAGGACGGAGGCAAAACCTGGGGCCCGACTTGGCGCTTCGGCGGCGACAATCACGCCCTCTGGATCGACCCCGCCGACTCCAAGCACATGATCCTGGGCTACGACCACGGCCTGGGCGTGACCTTCGACGGCGGCAAAGCCTGGCACCGGCCGGATCACATGCCGGTGGCCCAGTTCTATGCCGTCGACTACGACATGTCCTTCCCGTACCGGATCGCCGGTGGGCTGCAGGACAATGGTTCGCTGATCGGCCCCAGCAGCAACAAGAACGGCGCGGCCATCGACTACGAGGATTGGACGACGGTCGGCGGCGGCGACGGCATGTACAACGCCTTCGACCGGAAGACGAATCGCTATCTCTACAACGAGAGCCAGTTCGGGCCGCTGTCCCGGCTCGACCTGCAGACCGGCGAGACCAAAGGCATTGCCTACCGGGGCGGCGCCATGAAGCGGTTCAATTGGTGTGCACCGATCCATGTCTCCTATTTCGATCCTAACGTTGTCTATCATTGCGGCAACATCGTCGTGAAGTCGATGAATAGGGGCGAAACCTGGACTGAGATCAGCCCCGATCTGACCACCAACGATAAAGTCAAGATGCCCAACGGCACCGGCGGCGACGGCAATATCCAGTACTGCACCATCACCACCTTCGCCGAATCGACGCTCCAATCCGGCCTGCTCTGGGTCGGCACGGACGACGGGCTGGTTTGGGTGACCCGCGACGACGGGAAGAATTGGACTAAGGTCAGCGATAAGATCGCCGGCAACCCGGGCTACTGGGTCAGCCGAGTCGAAGCTTCGGCTTCCGATCCCGGCACGGCTTATGTCGCTTATACCGGGCTTCGCAACGACGACTTCAAGCCGTTCCTGTACAAGACCACCGACTTCGGCCAAACCTGGTCTTCGATCGCGGCCAACCTGCCCAACGAGCCTGTCAACGTCATCCGCGAGGATCCCAAGAACCCGCTGCTCCTGTTCGCCGGCACCGACTTTGCGGTGTGGACGAGCCTCGATGGAGGCAAGAGCTGGGCCCGGATGAAGGCCAATATGCCGACCGTGGCCATCCAAGACCTCAAGATCCATCCCCGCGAGAACGATCTGATCGTGGCCACGCATGGGCGCTCGGCCTGGATCGCAGACATCTCGGCCTTGGAAGAGATGACCCCGCAGGCCGTGGCCGCAGACGCCTACCTCTGCGCGGTTGAGCCGAGGATCCGCTGGAACCGCGAGCTGCGGCGCGAGTCCGCCGGAACCAACCTGGCCGGCGTTAGCGAGCCCGCCGGGATCGCGATCAACTACTATCTCAAGGCCAAGCCTGCAGGCGAGGTTAAGGTCCAGATCCTCAAGGGCGCTACGGTGGTCAGCGAAATCAAGGGCTCGGCCGACGCGGGCCTCAACGCGGTGATATGGAACATGAGCCGGGACTTGAGCGACGCCGAAAAACAGGCTGCGTCTTCGCAGCGCTCCCGCTTCGGCCGCGGGGCCGGCGGTCCGGCCGCCCCCGAGGGCGAGTACACGGTGGCGCTTCTGGTCGACGGCCGGAAAATCACGGGCAAGGCCGTCATTCTGCCCGATCCGACCGGCGTCAAGTAAGAATAACAAGAACTCCGGGGGCGGTCCTTAGGGGCCGCCCCCTTCTTTCGTTTGGCGGCAATTGTATTTGCTTTAATCTGTCGTCCCGAGCACTCGCGAAGCGAGTGCGTGGGGACCTCGCCTTTTCTTAGACTCGAGCCGATAACTCTTTATCCGACCATGCCGGAAGCCCATCGCATCGTAAAGATGCTTTACGCTTCAATCGCGGCCGGCTCGTTCTTTCCCCATATCGTTGGGAGAACGTCCTGGCACGTTGTTTGCTGGAATGGTTTTGGGTAGGCTATTGGCAAGGGAAGAGGAGGCGGCGCCCATGCTCGAGCTCGGCGGGGTGACCAAGCGATACAATGTTTTTCCGGCCGTCGACAACGTCAGCTTCGTCGTCAAGCCGGGCGAAGTTCTGGGCTATCTCGGTCCTAACGGGGCCGGCAAGTCGACCACGATCAAGATGCTGGCCGGTCTGCTCGAGCCCTCGGAGGGCTCGATTCTCTACGACGGCCGGGAGATCCGTAAGGACCTCTACGCTTTCCGCAGCCGCCTGGGGTACATACCCGAACAGGCCGAGATTTATCCGCATCTAAGCGGGCTGGATTATCTTCTTCTGGTCGGCCGCCTGCGCGAGATCCCGGAAAGCCGCTTGTTCGCCAAAGCCATGGGGTTCCTGAAGGTCTTCGGACTGGACGCCGATCGCGACAACGCCGTCGGCGCCTACTCCAAAGGTATGCGGCAAAAGATCCTCATCGCCGCCGCCCTGCTGCACGACCCGGATGTGCTCCTCCTCGACGAGCCTCTCTCGGGCCTGGACGTGACGACCGGTCTGATCATCCGCGATCTGGTTCTGCGCTTGGCGGGCGAAGGCAAGATCGTCATCTATTCCTCCCATGTCCTGGAGGTGACCGAGAAGCTCTGCACCAAGGTCATCATTCTGCATAAGGGAAGGGTCGTGGCCGACGATTCCGTCGCCGACTTGCGGACGCTGATGAAGCTGCCCTCGCTGGTCGAGATCTTCAGCCAGCTCACGGCCCAGGCCGACACGGACGCCATGGCCCGCGACATCATCGCGGTCATGAGAGGCTGAGGCGATGGCCGAAGCCCTGCGGTTCGAGTATTGGGCCGGCCGCCTGCGGGGACGGCCTCGGCAGATTCTCGTCCTGACCCGCCATTTTTTCCAGCGCCTGTTTCAGAACGATGTTTTTCCGTTCGCCGAGCAGATGAAAGAAAAAGTCTACGTGCTCCTGGCCATGATCGCGGCCCTGGGCTGGTTTGTGACCAACAGGCTCTTCATACCATACATTTTTGTCCAAGATCAGGGGCAGTCCTGGCGGGAGAAGCTCGTTTTCCTGACTTTCTTCATGCTCTTTCTGGCCTTGGCCGTGGTTTTGGAATGGGACGTCCTGTTTCCCGACCTGCGCGATCACCTGAACTTGACACCCCTGCCGGTGAAACCCGAGACGATCATCACCTCCAAGTTCGCGGCCTTCGCCCTTTTTGTCGCGATGTATACCGCCGCCGTCTGCTTCTTATCGGTCTTCGGCGTGGCGATTTTCCTGCCGCGCTGGACCGGTGATTCGTTGCGGAGCCTGGCCGCTTACTGCGTCGCGCATGTGGCGGCGGCCGCAGCCGCCTTCGCCTTCGTTTTTCTTTTCTTTCTTTTCTTGGAAGCCGTTTTGCTGGCCGTTCTGGGAGCCCGAGTCTTCCGGGCCATATCTCTCGGCTTGCGATTCGTTATGGCGCTGACCGTCATCATGGTCATGGCCTTGGTTTTGACTGATGCGCGGGCCCTCCAAGCCTTTCTCGACCTCGTCGACCGGACGCGGGAAGTACATCCGCTGGCCCTCCTTTGGTGGCCGCCGGTTTGGTACGTCTCGATCTACGAAACGCTGATCGGGCGCTCCGACCCGTTCTATGCGGCCGGGGCGAACATCGGGCTGGCGGCCCTGCTTATCCTGGCCGTCGCTGATCGAATGGCCATGTCCTTCGGTTACCGCCGCCATCTGGCCAAGGCCGGCGAGGTCCGGACGCGGGCGCGAATCTGGCCGGAGGTTCGTCGCGTTTTGAGTGGAGGGATCGATCGGATGCTCTTTCTGAATCCCGTGGAGAAGGCGGTCTTCCATTTCGTCGGCGGAACGATCCGCCGCAGCGCCCTCCATAAAGTCCGGCTGGCCGGCTCTCTGGTCGTCTCGTTGGCCGGGCTATTCCTCATCATCGGTCTGCCGCGGACGGACTTGACTAGCCCGCGGACGGCCGGAATCAACGTCCTCGGGGCTCCGTTGGTGCTCGGCTTTTTCCTCTTAATGAGTCTGCGGTCGGTTTTTAACGTCCCCTTCGCGGCTGAAGCCAACTGGATCTTTCGGGCGACCGAACGGGAAGACCGCCGACCGTATTATCTGGCCGTGAAGAAGCTCATCGCGGCTTGTTTCCTCCTGCCCTTTGGTATCTTCACGGGTCTTGTCTATGGCCGATTGTGGGGGGCGGGGCCGGCGATCCTGCACGCCCTTTACTCTCTGGCCTGGGCGGCATTATTCACGGAGGTCCTTTTTTGGAAGTACGCCCGCATCCCTTTCGCC
It encodes the following:
- a CDS encoding ABC transporter ATP-binding protein translates to MLELGGVTKRYNVFPAVDNVSFVVKPGEVLGYLGPNGAGKSTTIKMLAGLLEPSEGSILYDGREIRKDLYAFRSRLGYIPEQAEIYPHLSGLDYLLLVGRLREIPESRLFAKAMGFLKVFGLDADRDNAVGAYSKGMRQKILIAAALLHDPDVLLLDEPLSGLDVTTGLIIRDLVLRLAGEGKIVIYSSHVLEVTEKLCTKVIILHKGRVVADDSVADLRTLMKLPSLVEIFSQLTAQADTDAMARDIIAVMRG
- the ybaK gene encoding Cys-tRNA(Pro) deacylase, producing MITTDYATTQAIRALKDHGIPFVIHAYKYEERGGTPVAARELGVDEHAVIKTLVFETDAREALLVLMHGDKEVSTKALARLLGVKAVTPCSPDAANKHTGYMVGGISPFGTRKRLKVYMQTTIAGLPKIYINAGKRGLLAEIAPADAVKILAPIPADVAV